The following is a genomic window from Chanos chanos chromosome 1, fChaCha1.1, whole genome shotgun sequence.
CTCTGACgtatgtgtatacacatttTCGAAAAGCAGCTGACCATTAGATGACCTTTAGcacgtttttttgggggggggggggggggggggggggggcggaggcaCGACGGCCGACGAGGACGAGACGTGGGTGGCCTTAAATGATGCCCCCGCTTTCCCGGTTCCTCAGCCCCCTTCGTCCGAACGTCTCCCGAGCCTCTTGTGCGGTCTCCGGGCGACGGGATTGTTTTTTCGTCCCTCGTAGAGACCTGAGCAGACACCACGTCAATGCTAGGTCGCACATACAGATTAATGGTTGTCGTTCTCTGCCATTAGCACTGCTGGTAGTCTAATGGGTGTTTACTGTAGGTTCAGGGAGACGCTCGGAGACACTTCATCGACAGGGCTCTCTCAACCCAAATTATACGTTATGTTGCCCTCTGTTTCAAAAACACTTAACACCCTTTTGTTCCCCGAAGctattctctgtttgttttagccCAAGACCTCCTTCCTCTAAACTCAGTTCGTTTTAATCTGTAGggttttcatcatcatcatcatcatcatcatcactcaaGTCGTATCCAGTAACCTCAAAGCTGCCGACCGTAACCCGGACGCCTTAAAAAAGATCTCGGTGAAACTCGAGACCATTCATCTGACCGGgttgtctcctctctttctctctttttttgattCAGATATGAGAAGCTGATCAGCGGGAAGTATATGGGTGAGCTGGTACGGCTGGTGCTGGTGAAGCTGGTAAACGAGAATTTGCTTTTCAACGGCGAGGCCTCTGACCTCCTCAAGACGCGCGGAAGCTTCGAGACCCGCTTCGTCTCTCAGATCGAAAGGTAACGCCCGTTTCGCGAGAGACGCGCGACCCTCTGAAACCTTCAAAAGGCCTTCGTGCGtcgttcccccccccccccccccccccccccccccccccgagataGGACATGTCACGGaacgtttctctttttttgtgttgttttttagtgACACGGGGGACAGGAAGCAGATTTACAACATCCTGAGCACGCTGGGGGCTCTCCCCTCGGAGCTGGACTGTGACATCGTGCGTCTGGTGTGCGAGAGCGTCTCCACGCGTGCTGCTCACATGTGCGGGGCGGGGCTCGCCGGCATCATCAACCGCATGAGGGAACACCGCTGTCAGGACACGCTTAAGATCACCGTGGGCGTTGACGGATCTGTCTACAAACTCCATCCCAGGTGAGAATGTGGAGGAAGATGGGGAGGATGGATTGGATAGATAAAGAGAAGGGACGAGAGAATGAAAcgctagtaaaaaaaaaaaaaaaagatttttggaaAACTGGGGCGATGGATAGGAGGTATGGAGAAAACAGCGTTAAAAAGAATGGTGTAGGACGAGAAACACGTAAGCCGCGTTTCCCCAGCGCTGACGAATCGATCTGTTCCCCCTTTGACAGTTTTCAACACAGGTTCCACAAGATTGTTCGGGAGCTGACGCCTCACTGTGACATCACCTTCATCCAATCAGAAGAGGGGAGCGGCCGGGGGGCGGCCCTCATCTCAGCCGTCGCGTGCAAGATGGCCGGATGCGTTTTGAGCCCGTGATCAACGGTGCTGCCAGTCCTCCCGTCACAGAAGAGGTGGAGTCCTGGATCGCAGCTGAATGAAAGATTACTGAGATAGAGTGATCTCTTCTTGCAGAGAAAGTCCTTTCTCTCCCTGGGCAGGTTGTCATGCTCTTGCATGGAGGACGTAGCCTCGAGAACGCTGGGCGCAAACCCACGTAGATAATTCATTCCCTACCATTCTGCAGAGTGAATGTAAAATCCAAAGCCCAAAGCCAAACAATGAGAAAATCACTGAATGTTCCCGAAGCATTGTCACAATTTATCCAGTAGGACGTTCATGTACATATGACCATTTCACGCGTATTTAAGAAACTCACTTCACAATTCTTGCAGGTCACAGTCAGTATTATTGGGGATGTTGCTGAGGATGTTTTCGTTCGTTTGTTTGTccatttgtttttgggttttttgtttgtttgttttgggtttttttgttttttttattgtatattgttttaaatgtggttACACCCGTGATCTTGAAAGAGCAGAGTTGTATGAAAGTCGAGTTGTATGAAATGTGCAGATGGATAtttaatgaagtgtttgtttgaaattcTGCTACATTTACATTATATATTTTAGCTATGATGTAATtatggcttgttttgttttctttttatttattacagcGTATGTATTATTAGGTAACTTATTACTAATTGTTTACTGAAACGGCATCTTGGAAAATGAAAGTATGGTTTGTACATGTTAAAAGTttaatcactgtaaataaaattattGTAAAAATAACGTGCCCGTCAATTAGTCGACTGTTACTGTTGCAACGACATTTTTAACATGTGCAGTATTTCCAGAATCAATTAATTTTGAGACGTTCGAAGTTTGCTATGCAGGTTTGCGGAACAATGTATAAAAATATTGTTCCTAGACGTATTTCTTACTGGTCTGAACTGTTTGGCCAGTGTTTCCGTAGCAACgtgggtgtggttgtggttgCGGAAGACGGAGACCGGTTCCCTCTAATAGAAAGGGAAACATCTAATTGGTCCACGCCACGTCTTTTATTGATAGctacagcaaaagaaaaaatacgAAAGTGAACTTAGGTGAGTCGCATTCTTATCATTCTATGATCATTGAAAGATATGATTAGTTCGTAACTTTGCACAGAGAGCATTTTATGGCTAATATTAGATTATATTGCACAGTAGTTGACCGCATTTACTCGGCTCAGTTACCCATTTAAAGTCAAAGCTACCCATAAACATATGATACGACTTACCTGTCTGGTGACTGTTCTGAAACAAGTGTTCATACACTGAAGCGTTCCATGCACTGAAACGTATTGAATTATAACTGGAGGGGTTATCAGTAGTGAATGTAGTCAAACAACATTACATCCACATCACTGCTAAATTCTGTAGTGACGTGTAGATGAAGTTCTTCTCATCGATGGATGATGTGTCACGTCTCTGTCGTCTacgtctcttttcttttccacaagGTTGTTACTGGATCTTTGCCTTTACTTACATATTTTTGGCAGGCGTGCCACCATGAAGCTCTTCAGCCTTAGCGTGCTTTATAAAGGACCGACCAAAGCCCATTTACTTAAAGCAGCCTACGAGTTGTCATCCGTTGGCTATTTTCAAAGGTCCAGGTGAGTAGCTgctaacgaaaaaaaaaaaagaaaagaaagaaaagtagacATTGATGATCACACACGTTATCTATGAACTTCTATGGCGCCAATTACAAAAGCTGTACAGTGACCATTTACACAGACATAATTCCCTCAAACGTGTACCATAGAGCCTCCCTTGCACTCCATTTTATATTTGTACCGTGGCATAAGCATTTCTCCGCTTCCCCTGTACGTCGTCACAGAGAGAGTATGTATCTACGTCTGTGGTCTATTAGTAATAACGACTTTGTGAATAGTCATATGTGTAGATTCATATGTCGGATGTATATTGGATCGTCTGTGACAGAGGAACTTACCTGTGTGCATTAGTGTCCAGGAGGTCATGACGTTTACTTGCGGTTTGATAGTCGAGCGCTCTCCACCGGGCTGTCGCTGTTCAGTCCAAGAACAAGGTAAACTAGACGAATTAAACGACTATTTCAAGGCAACAGGAACTATATTACCTATAGCTAGTAATAATTTgcagctatatatatatatatatatatatatatatatatatatacacatagctGACAACTACTTTTGAATGGACACTCTCTGTAATCcaaagagaagaatgaaaaacatgaaatttgaTCTGAACTGACAAATTAAACTTGCACGAAAACACCCTAATTGCTCAGCATAAGTTTAGCTTGCAGATTATGTGAAAATCAGATTGGATGTGATTCACAGGAAGTGGCTAGAATGATTtgtaagtggtgtgtgtgtgtgtgtgtgtgtgtgtgtgtgtgcgcgcgcgcacgcgtgtgtgcatgtgtgtgtgcacatttccCTCTGTTTAGAGTACATGTGTCATGTTTATATACGAGATGACTGTCTCAGTGCAGTGGCCATCACTGATACCGAGTACCCTCAGAGAGTGTGCTTCAGTCTACTCGACAAGgtatacaggtgtgtgtgtgtgggtgtgtgtgtttgtgtgtgtttgtgtgtgtgtgtgtctgtctgatgtaCACGTATATTTGTGGAGCTTATTTATGTGCTATATGTTTTTCTGAGttgtggagtctgtgtttgtttatgtcattgtttgtgtgtgtgtttgtgtgtgtgtgtgtgtgtgtgtgtgtgtgtgtgtgtgtgtgtgtgtttgtgatgtggaGTTTCAGGTATCTCTTTCTCAAAACACATCAGCTACTTTGTTCCATTGCAGGTGCTGGATGAATTCTCCAGACAGGTCGATGACAGAGACTGGCCCACTGGTTCTCCAGAGACCATTCGCTTCACACGACTGGAGGAATACCTCATCAAATACCAAGTACATGtaacacacgcacccacacacacacacacacacacagatacacacacacacgcacacctccCTCCAGTCACTCCTCCAGTTCTGTAACTGATCACGCCCttactttctcctcctcagaaTCCTAGGGAGGTAGATGCATTAACCAAAGTGCAGGCGGAGGTTGACGAGACAAAGATCATTTTGGTAAGAAATTGCTTTGGGTGAGACTCCCGCAGGTGTGAAGCGAGAAGACGCAGACCTACGTGCGTTCGGACTATACCGTATATGTAAGTGAACAGAGACCCTGAGgctgtgtggtgttttctgCAGCATAACACTATGGAGTCGTTGTTGCAGAGAGGGGAGAAGCTCGATGATCTGGTGGCCAAGTCTGAGGAGCTGGGACAAAGTTCTAAAGCATTTTATAAAACTGTGAgttgattctgtgtgttttcaatgATTAACAACTCATTACGTCATCCCCGTGCCACAATAACAATTGATAAACTGTCCATTTGCGTTTTATGAACATTTGAAGGATTTGGggagtaaatatatatatataaatatagatagatagatagatagatagatagatagatagatgtatatagatagatagatagatagatagatagattttttttaaggaatt
Proteins encoded in this region:
- the LOC115822895 gene encoding synaptobrevin homolog YKT6-like isoform X2 encodes the protein MKLFSLSVLYKGPTKAHLLKAAYELSSVGYFQRSSVQEVMTFTCGLIVERSPPGCRCSVQEQEYMCHVYIRDDCLSAVAITDTEYPQRVCFSLLDKVLDEFSRQVDDRDWPTGSPETIRFTRLEEYLIKYQNPREVDALTKVQAEVDETKIILARKQNRCCKMM
- the LOC115822895 gene encoding synaptobrevin homolog YKT6-like isoform X1, with translation MKLFSLSVLYKGPTKAHLLKAAYELSSVGYFQRSSVQEVMTFTCGLIVERSPPGCRCSVQEQEYMCHVYIRDDCLSAVAITDTEYPQRVCFSLLDKVLDEFSRQVDDRDWPTGSPETIRFTRLEEYLIKYQNPREVDALTKVQAEVDETKIILHNTMESLLQRGEKLDDLVAKSEELGQSSKAFYKTARKQNRCCKMM